The DNA window AGGCATACTGCCTAAAATTTCAAAGATGATCCAAAGCTTTCAGGGAAACAAACACAATCTAGTAAATGCGAGAAATGCCCTACGAGAAATCAACTAAAAGGACAAACAGCTGCTCACAGAGAGGTTTAAAACTCTTTGGCTGGACTTCACTCTATATTCTGCACCTACTCTATATTCTGCACCTATTCTGGTTTTGAAAAATGATACAGATGTGTCTCACAGAATTGAAAGCACCATTGATTGTGATCTGTATCCTCATCTCATAGAGTATGAAAAATGAGTGTCATGAGAATGACCAGATACGGGACGTTAGCAGAGGTTGTCTTTGAAAGACTTTGAACTGTAATTCCTATACTGTGACAGTTAGGCTAAGGGGACAACTGCCTAACATGTGTGAGGCTTTACACCTGGTCCTACAATGCATAagcatgtgtgtgaatacacatatgcacatacataaccTTTACACCTCCACCCGACTCCATCACTCCATTCCCTCACCAGTCAGTCTTCCATCCCTCCAATCACTAGCGCACACTAACCAACTTTCCGTCTCCAATGCTTGTCTTGTCTGCACATTTCATTTACACAGAATCTTACAACATGTGATCGTTTGTGTCTGGCTGCTTTCTCCTAATATGTTTTCAAGGTTCAGTGACATTCTGACATGGTTTAAGTAGCGTGTTCCTCTTTATGGCGGACCAATACTCCACTGTATGAGTATGTCATATTTAGTTTATCTGACATCCGTCAGTAGACCCACGACTAGCTTGTCTCTGCTGTGTGACAATCACACACAATGCCCCTGAGCATCCATGTTTGAGtttgtgaatatatttttttcccttgggTGTATGTTATTAGGGTGAAGTTAGTGGGCAGCAGACTCAGTCGTGTGGAACAGTGTCGCTCTGCAATCCTGAGGGAATGACTGAGCTTCTTTTCAACTTGTCTTGTCTGCTGTTTTCTTCAGAGAAGCACCTGCTTCCCAGAGACAGACAAAATCATTTGTAGGCTTTGCAGCCAGGCTTCTGTTTTTATCACTGACCTGTGTCTGCACTTACATATACTatactgtgctctgtgtgtgcacacacaccttaaactgtgctgtgtgtgtgcacttacacatcctacactgtgctctgtgtgtgcacttacacatcctacactgtgctctgtgtgtgcacttacacatcctacactgtgctctgtgtgcacacacatcctacacagtgctctgtgtgtgcacttaCACATCCTACACTGTGCTGTGTCAGTACTTACACATCCtacactgtgctctgtgtgtgcacttacacatcctacactgtgctctgtgtgcacttacacatcctacactgtgctctgtgtgtgcacttacacgtcctacactgtgctctgtgtgcacttacacatcctacactgtgctctgtgtgtgcacacacatcctaCACTGTGCTCTGTGTCAGCACTTACACATCCTACACTGTGCTGTGTCAGCACTTACACATCCTAcactgtgttctgtgtgtgcactgacacatcctacactgtgctgtgtgtgtgcacttacacatcctacactgtgctctctgtgtgtgcacttacacatcctacactgtgctctgtgtgtacacttacacatcctacactgtgctctgtgtgtgcacttacacatcctacactgtgctctgtgtgcacacacatcctacacagtgctctgtgtgtgcacttaCACATCCTACACTGTGCTGTGTCAGTACTTACACATCCtacactgtgctctgtgtgtgcacttacacatcctacactgtgctctgtgtgcacttacacatcctacactgtgctctgtgtgtgcacacacatcctacactgtgctctgtgtgtacACTTACACATCCTATACTGTGCTGTGTCAGCACTTACACATCCTAcactgtgttctgtgtgtgcactgacacatcctacactgtgctgtgtgtgtgcacttacacatcctacactgtgctctctgtgtgtgcacttacACATCCTACATTGTGCTCTGTGTGTACACTTACACATCCTACACTGTGCTCTGTGTCAGCACTTACACATCCTACACTGTGCTGGTCAGCACTTACACATCCtacactgtgctctgtgtgtgcacttacacatcctacactgtgctctgtgtgtgcacttacacatcctacactgtgctctgtgtgtgcacttacacatcctacactgtgctctgtgtcagcacttacacatcctacactgtgctctgtgtgtgcacttacacatcctacactgtgttctgtgtgtgcagtgacacatcctacactgtgctctgtgtgtgcacttaCACATCCTACACTGTGCTGTGTCAGTACTTACACATCCtacactgtgctctgtgtgtgcacttacacatcctacactgtgctctgtgtcagcacttacacatcctacactgtgctcggtgtgtgcacttacacatcctacactgtgctctgtgtgcacacacatcctacactgtgctctgtgtgcacacacatcctacactgtgctctgtgtcagcacttacacatcctacactgtgctcggtgtgtgcacttacacatcctacactgtgctctgtgtgcacacacatcctacactgtgctctgtgtgcacacacatcctacactgtgctctgtgtcagcacttacacatcctacactgtgctctgtgtgtgcacttacacattctacactgtgctctgtgtcagcacttacacatcctacactgtgctctgtgtgtgcacttacacatcctacactgtgctctgtgtgcacacacatcctacactatgctgtgtgtgtgcacttacacatcctacactgtgctctgtgtgcaCGCTTACACATCCTACACTGTGCTCTTTGTCAGCACTTACACATCCTacactgtgctctgtgtgcacacacatcctacactgtgctgtgtgtgtgcacttacacatcctacactgtgctctgtgtgcaCGCTTACACATCCTACACTGTGCTCCTTGTCAGCACTTACACATCCTatactgtgcttgtgtgtgcacttACACATCCTACACTGTGCTATAACTCTACGAGCCACTTCGCCCAGTAAAAGAGTAGTACTGTCCACtgtgccacctctccagtctGCCGCAGGTCCCTTTTAagctttttaaatgtttgagTGGAGACAAGTTTAACTTTTGAAACGTAACTAGAATAGCATCACAAGTTTGTCACACAGCATATGTTATTTGCACCATACAGAGTGTCTGGTAAGTTTTAATCGAAGACTTTACCTGTCCACTTCGTACGATGGATGGGGGAATGGAGAAGTAGTAACCGGCCCTGGCGCCTTCCATGGCTACCGATGGCCGACCGTCAAATGCATGCAGCAGAACCTGTTTTGCACCTCTCAAATCAAACACAAATCACAGTTCCATTTTGTCTCCTAACAAAGAGCTTCCCATTAGTCTAATTAAACAGAAATCTGAATTATAAGCAAATATTTATGATGATGCCAAGATCATATTCCATTGCTTCTAAAGTTTCAATAAACAGTTAATGTTCAGCCAGGagaaaaataagttttttaaTCTTCAGAATAAAATAGTTGAATaacgccaggcgtggtggcacacgcctttaatcccagcacttgggaggcagaggcaggcggatttctgagttcgaggccagcctggtctacagagcgagttccaggacagccagggctacacagagaaactctgtctcaaacaaacaaacaaacaaacaagtagttGAATAACATTGAAATGCAGTTTTTAAAGCAATCATCTAAACTATCTCTACCACTAGGTCTTTTTCATGTCTGTCAGCTGTCAAAGTACCATTCCTAAGAATGGTAAGAAAAGGGTTTCAGGCAAACCCTTCAATTTTCCTAAGGAAATGctagtagagaaaaaaaaaggattcacAAATTAAACAGGCCGAGGCTCATAAAACCAACCCCTAATCTCCGCCCCCTtgccttgtatgtgtgtgtgtgtgtgtgtgtgtgtgtgactgaggaccaaacccaggcccTTCCCCATACTGGGGCCATCCCTCACCACTGAGGTTCATCTTTCACACTAACTCCAGCTCTTACATGGTAGTTGTTCAGCCGCCATAAATCAAGTGTTCAGTGACTCCAGAGGGCTCAGCGCTGACAAACCCATCACTGCCACACCTCTAACTGCAGGGAGAGGGCTCAGCACTGACAAACCTATCACTGCCACACCTCTAACTGCAGGGAGTTCCATTATTTCACCATCTGAGTTTCAAGTCATGTGAATATTCATGATGATCATAATTTTGTTGTAAAATTGATTTAGTAGGCTACAACCAAACAATGTGGGGTTTTGTATACACACAACTGTAGACTAACACacctgtacatgtacatgtactgCATCTTATACATCTGATAGGACTTTTTAATGCATATAGGAGTCTAAAAATAAGGTGCATTTCTTATTGGTGATTGCACTTTAACCTTTGGAAAAGAACTGTGTTCCGGTTAGAGAAACCAGAGCAAGTGAGCATGCTCTTTGCACACGATGGCCACATCTGCACAGTAATGCTGCTTTGTTATTTAGTTATCATTTTCATATATTAACTCatggtatatatgtgtttgtacaaGTACTATGTGCCacagtagaggtcagaggacacctccCCAGAGATCTGGGTactgaactctggtcatcaggttTGTGGGCAAGCCCCTCTACTATCTGGCCCCAAAGCAACAGACAGAGAACAAGCCGACCACGAGCAATGAGTCCTTCTTGCCTTATTTTCCCTTGTTggagccaggggctggagagatggctgtgcGTTAAAAGTAcccgctgctcttgcagaggacctggttgagttcccagaacccacatggcagctcacagctgtctataactctagttacAGAGGGCCTGATGCCCTATTTGGGCCTCTTAGGACACCTGGCACAGATGCAGTAAatgtgcatatatgcaggcaaaacactcaaatacacaaaattaaaatgaataaataaatcttaaaagataaATAGAAATTGAAACTTCAAATTTTCATTTGCTCCAGTCAAGCCGGACGGACACATAATTGCACAAAACGACCTTGTAAGTGCTAGCCTGGCCCACAAGCTCATCCTGGTGGGCTCTCCTCCACTCTCCATGCAGCCCTTGTCTTTCAGGGATCAAAGGGAGACACACTTGCTCCTTAGGCCCTCCACTGGAGCGTTAGGGATAGAAGTATAAGTACCTTGTTCACGTAAGAGGCTGATGGTGGGTCTTCCAGCTGAGCGTGAGTGCACATTTCTGTTTAACAACAGCAAAATTCCTTTGTTGTATTAAAATAATTCAAGAGGTCAGAGAGATGAGTCAGCTACTCTTGCCACCAAGGATCGGGCTtgtccctggcacccacatggcagcagcTGGTTAAcaactttaactccagttccagggggtaccACGACCTCTCCTGGCTCCCACAGGCATTACACAAACATAGTCCACAGAcacgcatgcaggcaaacacacacacactcagaaagaatgaattttaaaaaataaccgagagaaaaagagagagagaactcatttCAAGAGGACCAACTGCTAAGGAATTTGCTGTGTAGTTATGAGTAGAAAGATAGTTCACCCACAGAGGCACATTTAGCCTTTTGGCCAGTTGCACTTGTCTGATTAGGACttgtctttgttcttccttctcctcatcaGTGCCTGCATATCTGGGGGTGAAGTCTAGCCCCACCTGCAACAGGAAGACAAAGGAGAATCACATGTCTTGTGCCATGAGCCCAAAGAGACCATGAGTCAGCACACCGACCTCAGACATCATTACACAGCAGCCACGTCAGAGTGTTAGCCAAGTAGATAAAGTAACACAATAACATAGTTGAAGTTGACGTCTAAGTTGTTTTACATTCCTCTTGTGGGGTTCTACAGTGTTAACATTCACTGTGTATGCCACGCATCTCAGCTTGGTGTAGCAGCCCTGCATGCATTCAGAAGTCAGGCGGGCTCACTGCACTGAGAGCAATGCAGATTACAGAAGACCACTCTCACTGCTGCTACCTGGTGGGTACTCTATGCACTCCAGTCACAATGCATCTTCTTATCTTTTATGTTTAATAGGAAGAGGTACTTTTCTACTGTGATAAAGTTCTCTAGCATTATTAATAATTCAAGTGACAAGGTCTTTAATCACACACTCAAGACTAAAGTATGCCTTTATGTTACTTAtgaagttgggtttttttttttcaattttaaaaactacatttacTAGGTGGAGGGTTACACATGGAGGCCATAGTGCACACATGCAAGACAGAGGACAacattcaggagtcagttcttccttcccgctgtgtagagcaggcttggtagcaagtgctttCTGCTGAACCATTTCATGGCCCTCCCTCTACAGGGTGTCTTAGTTTCTCAGAGCAATGGCCACACTTAAGCAAAAGCTGCGTTTTTGGAAGTATTACTATATCATCGTTGTAAATAGAAAATGCATTCCATCACCATTAAAGCAAGCCTAGAGGAGCGCTTTCTATTACTCCATTCCCAGGTGGTCTTGCTTACCACACAAGTATCAAGTTATTAGCAGGCTGAACGCAGTGGTGAACATAACAATTCAAGTCCGTTATAATCACTAGTGCTGAACTAAGGACTATTACACATGTCCCATGGAGGTCTGAATTAGACGTCATGTGATCATCAAATGGGTTTACCTCTCCGATTGCCAACAAGCGATCCTTGTACTTCTCAATAATAGGCAAAGCTACATCCAAATCCtgcaaggaaaataaaatgtgaatttgTAAATGCCGAGTGGGAATGCTGGCTCCTCGGCTGGCATAGGCAAGGCCCTACGCCATACTGGCACCTCACACACCTGAATCTTCTACCCAACCTGTCTGTAGGAATTATCTCCTCCATCAAACCGGCAGCTCTAACTAGACATCTCAGAAGGAACATCCACACGAGTTCTGAGTTCTGGTTACCGGGCTGTGAGGATCCCACTTCCACAGGCCCCTCTGCTTAGGAGGAGACATGTCCTCAAAGGTCTGATCTGGAGTTCCGTGGCTGTCATGCACATGACTGTCTCCTCCTTGGCATCGGTTTGTCAGTTTACAATAGCAGCAGACCCATTTCCCCTTTGTTCTCTTTGCCTTGATTTGTCTTCATGATCCTGCTTGGTCGATCTTCATAAGAGTTCAACAATATAAGCAATGCATTTCACATATGAGCTCATCTGGGAACTGCCGTAGTGGTGGGCTGCTAGTTTAAGTGATATTACCTTATGCATTTAAGAGAATTTGGCCTGTGGTGTCTTTCTAAGGTGAAGATTTAGAAATTGCTTGTAGATAAGatgttaaagatttgtttattgttagctgggtagtggtggcctttaatcccagtactcaggaggcagaggtaggcagatctttttgagttcaaggccagcctggtctacagagtgagttccaggacatccagggctacattgtttattgtatgtgtatatgatatgtgtgCTTCAGTGAGTTCCATGTGTCATGCGTGTGaaggtgcctgaggaggtcagagggcagcacAACTAGGTATCTCAGGTAGTTGTCAccctgatgtgggtgttgggagtcCAACCTTTGAACCCCACAAGGGTGGTGCGtgcctaccactgagccatctcctctgctCCCTGTGGAATATTTTAAACCATTTGGTGGATTATTTTCAGAATACATAAACTGTAAAGTTCTTCCATGGAAGAAAATCAGAATAAGAGAGAACCACGGAAAGGAGGGAACCAgatgagagaggaaaaggagattaATGTttatggagagagggaggcaagGCTGAGGGGGAAGTAACGGAAGTccttagagaaatacagaagACTTACGGACAATTCACACTGGCCCAGGAGCTGCAGGTGTAGGAGCCCCAGTGGAGAAGCTGTCTGGCAACAGCTGAGGAAGTTATCAGACAAGGCCTCTTACCCACAAGAGGGAGCAATAGCTCGAGTACAGAGTGTGAGTCAGAAAGGGGCTGGAAGTTAAGGATGAAGATTGGATGCAGAGACTTGCACCTCCCAGAGTGTGTTCTAGTTATGAGAGAATAAACAAAACTTGTGGGGAGGCCATTCAAacatctgatgaaagaactagaGTTTTCTGCCAAGTCAGGTGATAAACAGAAACTGACACTATAATCTGAGTCACATTACTTATTTAATGCATACCAATGCATTCATATGTTTTAAAAActtgtctttattattttaaattgtgtgtatgcaggtgccctcagaggccagaggcactgGGTCTCCTGGAGGTGGACTTGCAGGTGGAGGGTGGTGGGAATCGAACTTGAGTCCCCTGCAAAAGTCGTAtgaattcttaaccactgagccatctccctggcctctgGACTTTTAATGTTTTAACTGGGGATTTAACCTAGGatatggtaggcaagcactcttccaccgagcccatctctctctctgtgattcTTAGCTAAAGCAATCtcactttgagacaaggtctcccactGGGACCTGCGGCTTATAGggtgactggccagtgagctctgagGACCCTCCTGTCACCACCTCCACAGCTCTGAGATTAGTAGTGTGCGCCAACACCCATGGTTATCTTACATGTGGTCTACGACCACACTCAGGGCCTCACACTTGCGCAGCAAGCACTCTGTCGACAGAgcacctccccagccctcccatcactttgggggtagggggtggtggATAAAGCAGTATGACATGGTTAAAATATATGGAGGGAGCAAAACCAAAATTCCACCATATCATTCCTTGTCATACAAGCTCAGCCTGATCGAAGGCCCCGTTTCTTTGTTTCCGGTCATTAACTAAGAATACAAACCAGAAGCTGGGTTTTAGTGGCACAGGCTGCCATTCTAACAACTGCGGAAGTGGAAAtgggaggatcatgagttcaagcccTGCCTGAgcatgagttgaaggccagcttggacGATTCAGTGAGTGGCAGAATGTTCGCCTGGCATGGCTGAGGGCCTAggcccagcccccagccctccCATCTCCACAGCCCAGGACGAGAACTTAGAAAGCACTGTGGAGTGATGACAGAGCCAGTTGCACTGGTTAGGCCTCTTATTCTATAGGATGTTTACCTTTAATGTCACGCTTCTTGGTTTTTCTGGTGAAAGCTCTTGAACTGGGTGAACTCCCAGACATGGCAGGACGAATCCATTATACCTACAAATGTAGAAAGTTAAGAAAACAACCTTAGGTCCGGAGACCACAGTGTCCCTAAAGAACAGGAAGGAAACGCCCTGCCTTTAGGGCTGACAtgattttcttcctcctcctccctccttttttaaaatttcttttgagacaaaagtcttactatgtagccctattTGGCTTGGAATGAagtttgtagaccagactggtctcaaactcacagggatcctcctgcctctctctgtctccagagagtccaattaaaggtgtgtgctatcatgCCTGCTTCTCCTCATTCTTCTAACAGAGAATTCTTTGATAATGTGTGAATTGGACAGGACTGTCTTTCTTTATAAGTCTTTGAAACCTTCATTAGAGCAGCTTTAGGGTCCCTGCTTTGGTCTCAGCACTAAGAAGGCTAAGGGGGGAGAGATGCTTGAGGTCAAGAGGTCAAGACCTCATTTAATTAATGAGGTTAATTAAAAGTAGCatcaaagctgggcgtggtggcacacgcctttaatcccagcactcgggaggcaaaggcaggcagatttctgagttcgaggccagccaaagtgagttccaggacagccagggctacacagagaaaccctgtctcagggaaaaaacaaacaaacaaacaaacaaagtagcatcaaagctggagaggtggctcagctgacAAAGCTCATGAAGGGCTGAAGTTCTGCTCCCCAGCTGGTAGCCATGGTGGCTCCCTCTAATCTCAGGTTCGGAGAGgcggagaggcagaggcaggggatcccTAGAACAATCCAGGATA is part of the Mus musculus strain C57BL/6J chromosome 1, GRCm38.p6 C57BL/6J genome and encodes:
- the Tatdn3 gene encoding putative deoxyribonuclease TATDN3 isoform 2 (isoform 2 is encoded by transcript variant 2) — its product is MGLGLVDCHCHLSASDFDNDLDDVLEKARKANVMALVAVAEHAGEFERIMQLSERYNGFVLPCLGVHPVQELSPEKPRSVTLKDLDVALPIIEKYKDRLLAIGEVGLDFTPRYAGTDEEKEEQRQVLIRQVQLAKRLNVPLNVHSRSAGRPTISLLREQGAKQVLLHAFDGRPSVAMEGARAGYYFSIPPSIVRSGQKQKLVKQLPLSSICLETDSPALGPEKLLCSLSDTE
- the Tatdn3 gene encoding putative deoxyribonuclease TATDN3 isoform 3 (isoform 3 is encoded by transcript variant 3); this encodes MGLGLVDCHCHLSASDFDNDLDDVLEKARKANVMALVAVAEHAGEFERIMQLSERYNGFVLPCLGVHPVQELSPEKPRSVTLKDLDVALPIIEKYKDRLLAIGEVGLDFTPRYAGTDEEKEEQRQVLIRQVQLAKRLNVPLNVHSRSAGRPTISLLREQEAEACETAASEFYLLRNRFTCARTRKADTE